Part of the Paludisphaera borealis genome, ATCGTGTGATGCGCCAGGTCGTCGTACCGGCCCTCGATACCGAGATAGAGCATGTAGGTGGAGCACGAGAACCGCTTGCGCGCGATCTTTCGGTCGGACCATCGCGGACGAAGATGGTTCGGCACCAGCCGCTTCATGGCTCGGGCGAAGTCGGCGTTGATGACGAGGGCGTCGGCGTGGTGGACGCCCGACCGCGATCGAACGCCGACGGCCTTGCGGCCTTCGAAGAGGATTTCCTCGACCTCGTCGTCCAGCGAGATCGTCGCGCCCAGGCTCTCGGCGACGCGGGCCATCGCCTGCGAGACCGCGCCGCAGCCGCCCACCGGATGGTGGACGCCGTACTCGTATTCGAGGAACGAGAGGATCGAGAACAGGCTCGGGCAGTTGAACGGCGACATGCCGAGATACTTGGATTGGAACGTCATCGCGAGGCGGACGCGGGGGTCGTCGAAATAGCGCTTCAGCTCGCCGTCGAGCGAGAGCCATGGGCGGAGGATCGGCAACATCTTCGCGAGCCGGGGCGAGAGCATGTCGCGCCATCGCAGGAAGGGCGATTCGAGGACGGTGCGGAACGCGTTCATCTTCACCCGGTTGTCGTCGAGGAACCGGCGAAGCTGGAGGGCGTCGCGTGGCGAGAAGGCTGCGATCTCCCGCTCCATCCGCTCGACGTCGGGAGTCGCCTTGATCTCCCCCCCCGCGCCGAAGACGAGGTGGTACTGGGGGTCGAGGCGGATCATCGTCGTTTCCTGGTGGAGGTCGCGACCGACCGCCGCGAAGATCGATTCCAGGACGCGGGGGTAAAGGAAGAACGTCGGCCCGAGGTCGAACCGGAAGCCGTCAGCCTCGAAGGTCGACGTGCGACCGCCGACGTAAGGCTGCCGCTCCAAGACCGTCACCTTGCAACCGGCCGCCGCGAGCAGCATGGCCGCGGCCAGCCCCCCCGGCCCCGCCCCGACGATGACGACTCGCTTGCTGTCTGCTGGCGCTGGCATCGTCCTCTCGCCCCTCTCGTTTCGATTCATCGAATCGTCATCCGTGCAGGAGGGTTGTAAGGCGAGGGCCCGTCAACCGTCAAGGAAGCCCGGAAAAATCCCTTCGGGCCTCGGCGGGCGAACGTCACGCCCTCGTCACTCCTCGTCGGAGATCAGACGGGCGATCGGCCGGGTCGCCGGCGTGTGCTCGAGAATGATCTTGAAGATCACCGTCAGCGGCACCGCGAGCACCATGCCGACCAGTCCCCAGAGCAGGCTCCAGAACGCCAGGCCGATCAGCACGATCAACGGACTAAGGCCGAGCGCCTTGCCGGTCATCGCCGGCTCGATCACGTTCGAGGTGACTCCGTTAATCGTGATCAAGATCAGCGTGAAAACGATCGGCGGCCACATCGAGTCGAACTCCAGAAACGCGAGCGTGACCGGCGGAACCACGGCGATCAAGGGGCCGATGTACGGCAGGAAGTTGCCGAAGAACGTGATCACGGCCCAGGTAGCCGCGCCGGTGATCCCGAACCCCCAGCACAGCAGGCCGATCGGGACGGCGACCAGCAGGCTGGCCTTCACCTTCACCGCCAGATACTCGGAGATCGCGTGGTTGATCGACTCGACGACTTCCATGATCCCTTGCGCCCGCCCCGTCGAGAAGCTGGCGGTGATCCGCTGGGGCAGCCGCGACGCCGACTGGAGCAGGAAGATCATGTAGAAGGCGATCACGACCGATTCGAGCGAGATCGACACGAACGCCGACGCCGCTCCGCGCACCAGCCGCTGGGAAAGCTCGCTGGTGAGCGAGTCCTCGGGTTCGACCGCCTTGGCGTCGGGGTTCGACCTCTGGAACCGGGACGTAAACGAGTTGGACAGCTCGCGGAACCGGCTCTCCAGCTCGGCCTCGCGCTGCTGGTAGATCGGCAGTTTGGCGTCGATCTCGACGACGTCGCGGTAGACCATCCGCGTCAGGAGTAGAATTCCCAGCGTGAAGCCGATCGCGATCGAGAGGAACGACAGCACCGGCCACATCTTCCGGCGCAGGCGATTATACAGCGGCAGGAACAGGTAGCAGAGCAGGACGGCGATCAAGAGCGGACGGAGGACCGGCTCAAGTCGTTCGAGCAGATAGAGACTCGTCGCGATAATGACCAGCACGAAGGCGAGCATCCGCACGCCGCTGAGGCTCGGAGCGCGTTGCAACAGAGCCGCGCCGGCGGTCTCGCCCGGCTTCGGCGCGGCTGCGTCCAGGATCGATCCCAGGTCGTCGTCGGCGGCTCCAGGGTCGGCGGCGGCGGTCGCGTGGTTCTCCAAGGCGGGAACGCTCCTTGAGTCAGCTTCTCGTCGTGAGCGCGGGGGCCAGCCAGGACCGAAGCTCGGGCGCGCCGAGCTTGGCGCGGAAGTCTTCAAGGGCGGCGTCGAGCGAACGCATCAGGCCCGGCTTGCACGATTCGAGACGGTCGATCAGGAGGCCCGCGTTCAGAGGGCGGGGCGCGCCCTGGCCCAGTTCGGCCGTCGGCGTCGCCGTGATCAGGCTCTCATCGAGATCGAAGGCGCGAGCGATGGCGCGGGCAAACCGAACCCGATCCATGATCTCCGGACCGACGACGTGGATCAGGCCCGAGGCGCCCGCCTCGACCAGCAGCAGCACCGCGCGCGCCACGT contains:
- the crtI gene encoding phytoene desaturase family protein gives rise to the protein MPAPADSKRVVIVGAGPGGLAAAMLLAAAGCKVTVLERQPYVGGRTSTFEADGFRFDLGPTFFLYPRVLESIFAAVGRDLHQETTMIRLDPQYHLVFGAGGEIKATPDVERMEREIAAFSPRDALQLRRFLDDNRVKMNAFRTVLESPFLRWRDMLSPRLAKMLPILRPWLSLDGELKRYFDDPRVRLAMTFQSKYLGMSPFNCPSLFSILSFLEYEYGVHHPVGGCGAVSQAMARVAESLGATISLDDEVEEILFEGRKAVGVRSRSGVHHADALVINADFARAMKRLVPNHLRPRWSDRKIARKRFSCSTYMLYLGIEGRYDDLAHHTIHLADDYLANLDDIETRHVLSDDPSFYVQNACVTDPSLAPPGKSTLYVLLPVTHQHSNVDWAREAPRFRKLALRQLAKIGLDDVAERIVFERQVTPADWDQQHEIHLGATFNLAHNLSQMLYLRPRNRFEGLESVYLVGGGTHPGSGLPVIYESARITSRLIGEDLGVPVVVDGEVSDRRATAAALIGVA
- a CDS encoding AI-2E family transporter, with the protein product MENHATAAADPGAADDDLGSILDAAAPKPGETAGAALLQRAPSLSGVRMLAFVLVIIATSLYLLERLEPVLRPLLIAVLLCYLFLPLYNRLRRKMWPVLSFLSIAIGFTLGILLLTRMVYRDVVEIDAKLPIYQQREAELESRFRELSNSFTSRFQRSNPDAKAVEPEDSLTSELSQRLVRGAASAFVSISLESVVIAFYMIFLLQSASRLPQRITASFSTGRAQGIMEVVESINHAISEYLAVKVKASLLVAVPIGLLCWGFGITGAATWAVITFFGNFLPYIGPLIAVVPPVTLAFLEFDSMWPPIVFTLILITINGVTSNVIEPAMTGKALGLSPLIVLIGLAFWSLLWGLVGMVLAVPLTVIFKIILEHTPATRPIARLISDEE